One region of Bosea sp. 29B genomic DNA includes:
- a CDS encoding TlpA disulfide reductase family protein: MLSRSMTRRLALQTSLGLLAGPGLAQARLPQFRTARYQFIELDPVEPMAPLTLQGLDGRPAIARPVPGKVNLIYLWATWCPVCRITLPRFERQLADFRAQDVEIVSISTDERELPHVRDYLKRVGVKRLPVFHDRGGKVIAGSGAGQPLSTAEGLPVIYVTDRRGGVRGYMLGEADWASPAALALLDHVGTL, from the coding sequence ATGCTTTCCCGTTCGATGACCCGTCGCCTCGCTTTGCAGACCTCGCTCGGATTGCTCGCAGGGCCGGGTTTGGCGCAGGCGCGGCTGCCGCAATTCCGGACGGCGCGCTACCAGTTCATCGAGCTCGATCCGGTCGAGCCGATGGCGCCGCTCACCCTGCAGGGTCTCGACGGCAGGCCCGCCATCGCAAGGCCGGTGCCGGGCAAGGTCAACCTGATCTATCTCTGGGCGACATGGTGCCCGGTCTGCCGAATCACCTTGCCGCGCTTCGAGCGGCAACTCGCCGATTTCCGGGCCCAAGACGTCGAGATCGTCTCGATCAGCACCGACGAGCGCGAGCTTCCGCATGTCCGGGATTATCTCAAGCGCGTCGGCGTCAAGCGACTGCCGGTCTTCCATGATCGCGGCGGCAAGGTCATCGCCGGATCGGGGGCAGGGCAACCATTGTCGACCGCTGAAGGATTGCCGGTGATCTACGTTACGGATCGGCGCGGCGGCGTGCGCGGCTACATGCTCGGCGAGGCGGACTGGGCTTCACCTGCGGCGCTGGCGCTGCTCGACCATGTCGGGACGCTGTAG
- a CDS encoding MFS transporter produces MPASRRLPEHSLLLAGLALTRIIGWGSIYYSPSVLAAYLERDIGLSPTIVFGGITILLVIGALISPLLGRHLDRRGTRQVMALGALISALGLALLALVQGPISYLATWLVIGVGHAMQLANTGNVTVAQLMGERTRRVIGLMMLVTGLASSVFWPLAAWLSADYGWRACLLVFAAIQLVIVLPIHLAIPAYRAKPLADPGPAAAPVEEQGRVPPGQRRPIFWLLALSFSASGLVSWGLPLHIIGLMQGAGISGATAVMIASLSGPATMVARAVDAVAGERLPVEKVALAGLIFGPIACLLLSLAPGSSTVAIVFVMLFNAAMGVIAVARATLPLSLFGRKGFGEMLGRLTVPQNLTFAAAPLLFALMIERLGASGTLMVSAAIQSLALLAMITLVRRLRS; encoded by the coding sequence TTGCCCGCCTCGCGCCGCCTCCCCGAACACAGCCTGCTGCTGGCCGGCCTCGCCCTGACGCGGATCATCGGCTGGGGCTCGATCTATTACTCGCCCTCGGTGCTGGCGGCCTATCTCGAGCGCGATATCGGCCTCAGCCCGACAATTGTTTTTGGCGGCATCACTATCCTGCTGGTGATCGGAGCGTTGATCTCGCCCCTGCTCGGGCGCCATCTCGATCGTCGCGGCACGCGCCAGGTCATGGCGCTGGGCGCGCTGATCTCGGCGCTGGGGCTGGCATTGCTGGCACTGGTGCAAGGGCCGATCAGCTATCTTGCGACCTGGCTCGTGATCGGCGTCGGCCATGCGATGCAGCTTGCCAACACCGGCAACGTCACGGTGGCGCAATTGATGGGCGAGCGTACGCGCCGTGTCATCGGGTTGATGATGCTGGTGACCGGGCTCGCCTCCAGCGTGTTCTGGCCGCTGGCCGCCTGGCTCAGCGCCGATTATGGCTGGCGAGCCTGCCTTCTCGTGTTCGCCGCGATCCAGCTCGTGATCGTGCTGCCGATCCATCTGGCGATCCCGGCCTACCGTGCCAAGCCATTGGCCGACCCCGGCCCAGCCGCTGCGCCGGTCGAGGAGCAGGGCAGGGTGCCGCCCGGGCAGCGGCGGCCGATCTTCTGGCTGCTGGCGCTGAGCTTCTCGGCGAGCGGGCTCGTCTCCTGGGGACTGCCGCTGCACATCATCGGGTTGATGCAGGGTGCGGGAATATCAGGCGCGACCGCGGTGATGATCGCTTCGCTGAGCGGTCCGGCCACGATGGTGGCCCGAGCCGTCGACGCGGTGGCGGGCGAGCGCCTTCCGGTCGAGAAGGTGGCGCTGGCGGGGCTCATATTTGGACCGATAGCCTGCCTGCTGCTGTCGCTGGCGCCGGGATCGAGCACAGTCGCGATCGTCTTCGTCATGCTGTTCAACGCCGCGATGGGCGTGATCGCCGTTGCGCGTGCGACCCTGCCGCTTTCCTTGTTCGGCCGCAAAGGCTTCGGTGAGATGCTCGGCCGCCTGACCGTGCCGCAGAACCTGACTTTCGCCGCCGCGCCGCTGCTGTTCGCGCTGATGATCGAGCGATTGGGAGCATCCGGCACGCTCATGGTGTCGGCTGCGATCCAGAGCCTTGCTCTGCTGGCCATGATCACGCTGGTTCGGCGGCTGCGGAGTTGA
- the fliJ gene encoding flagellar export protein FliJ: MKSRETLLRLKRFQVDEKRRRVSQIEMMIAEFNRMAGDLDREIQNEETRAGISDPAHFAYPTYAKAALGRRDNLRQSADNLQGQLDEAKGELQEAFEDMKKVEILDDRERASERAAEAARDQAMMDSIGLRTRA, encoded by the coding sequence ATGAAGTCGCGAGAGACCCTTTTGCGTCTCAAACGCTTCCAGGTGGACGAGAAGCGCCGCCGGGTAAGCCAGATTGAGATGATGATCGCGGAATTCAACCGTATGGCTGGAGATCTCGACCGAGAGATCCAGAATGAAGAGACGCGCGCCGGCATTTCCGATCCGGCCCATTTCGCCTATCCGACCTATGCCAAAGCGGCGCTCGGCCGTCGCGACAACCTGCGCCAGTCCGCCGACAACCTGCAGGGCCAGCTCGACGAGGCCAAGGGCGAACTGCAGGAAGCCTTCGAGGACATGAAGAAGGTCGAGATCCTCGACGATCGCGAGCGCGCCTCCGAGCGTGCCGCCGAGGCCGCCCGCGACCAGGCGATGATGGACTCGATCGGCCTGCGTACGCGGGCCTGA
- a CDS encoding GNAT family N-acetyltransferase, which produces MRLPMQEAAPKPMSETFAISLNGTTDLPAGKIAAIVTSLEMFSAPERRADPPGVEGFSLEEIGRDDVARYLAVYRLLGERWMWFSRLVKPVAELQAILADPLVEFFAVRFGGRDVGLLELDFRVEGEGELAFFGLDESVVGKGAGRWLMNRALERAWGRPIGRFWVHTCTLDHQGAVEFYQRSGFSAFRRGVEVVDDPRLGGAMPRSAVPHCPVIE; this is translated from the coding sequence ATGCGGCTGCCGATGCAGGAAGCCGCGCCCAAGCCCATGTCCGAGACCTTCGCCATCAGCCTGAACGGCACCACCGATCTGCCCGCCGGCAAGATCGCCGCGATCGTGACCTCGCTCGAGATGTTTTCCGCGCCGGAGCGACGGGCCGACCCGCCAGGTGTCGAGGGCTTCTCGCTCGAGGAGATCGGGCGCGATGACGTGGCGCGCTATCTGGCCGTCTATCGCCTGCTCGGCGAGCGCTGGATGTGGTTCAGCCGGCTGGTGAAGCCGGTGGCCGAGCTGCAGGCAATCCTGGCCGATCCGCTGGTCGAGTTCTTCGCGGTCCGCTTCGGCGGGCGCGATGTCGGCCTGCTCGAGCTCGATTTCCGGGTGGAAGGCGAGGGCGAGCTTGCTTTCTTCGGCCTCGACGAGAGCGTCGTCGGCAAGGGAGCAGGGCGCTGGCTGATGAACCGGGCGCTGGAGCGCGCTTGGGGCAGGCCGATCGGCCGCTTCTGGGTGCACACCTGCACGCTCGACCATCAGGGCGCAGTCGAATTCTACCAGCGTTCAGGTTTTTCGGCGTTCAGGCGCGGGGTCGAGGTCGTCGACGATCCGCGCCTCGGCGGGGCGATGCCACGCAGCGCCGTCCCGCATTGTCCGGTGATCGAATAA
- a CDS encoding TetR/AcrR family transcriptional regulator translates to MVDPKGGGSSRMLGTGGSRMKARNAGKPVAAGSATTKQRTMRDEILDAAAEIIVREGYDACTMRAVAALVDMKAGSLYYHFRSKDEIVEEILNQGIETLYARLAETMRGLPKEAPFVDRLSAAVGVHVSSLVGKDQKYMHVYEHLPPIIKRRSRKMREKYAQLWHDLFAGGVASGEAANGQDLQLLVPYFLGGLNRVPEWMRASGASSEQVAALAITTLLDGIGAKR, encoded by the coding sequence ATGGTCGACCCGAAAGGGGGCGGGTCGTCGCGAATGCTGGGGACGGGCGGATCCAGGATGAAAGCGCGCAATGCGGGAAAGCCGGTGGCGGCCGGTTCGGCGACGACGAAGCAAAGGACGATGCGGGACGAGATCCTCGACGCGGCGGCGGAGATCATCGTGCGAGAGGGCTATGACGCCTGCACAATGCGGGCGGTGGCTGCGCTCGTCGATATGAAGGCCGGCAGCCTCTATTACCATTTCAGGTCGAAGGACGAGATCGTCGAGGAAATCCTCAACCAGGGCATCGAGACGCTCTATGCTCGCCTGGCGGAGACGATGCGCGGCCTGCCGAAGGAGGCTCCGTTCGTAGACCGGCTGTCCGCGGCGGTCGGGGTGCATGTTTCGAGCCTGGTCGGCAAGGACCAGAAGTACATGCACGTCTACGAGCACCTGCCGCCGATCATCAAGCGGCGCAGCCGCAAGATGCGCGAGAAATACGCCCAGCTCTGGCACGATCTCTTCGCCGGCGGCGTGGCCAGTGGAGAAGCTGCGAATGGGCAGGATCTGCAGCTGCTGGTGCCGTATTTCCTCGGCGGGCTGAACCGCGTGCCGGAATGGATGCGGGCCAGCGGCGCCAGCAGCGAGCAAGTCGCGGCTTTGGCCATCACGACCCTGCTCGACGGAATTGGCGCCAAGCGGTAG
- a CDS encoding NAD(P)H-dependent oxidoreductase, whose translation MKVLLVFAHPECRSLNGALRDVAVAELEARGHEVRVSDLYAEGWKSEVDRADFPSWPDGERFAAGAASKQAFGEGTLTADVKAEIEKLLWADTLILQFPLWWYTMPAILKGWVDRVFAYGFAYGVGEHSDKRWGNRFGEGTLAGKRAMLLVTAGGWEEHYSQRGINGPIEDLLFPINHGILYYPGYEVLPPHVVYRVDRFKEADFEWAAEQLRERMRTLETTAPIRYRRQNFGDYLIPAMTLRPELGEPEARGFALHVDAAMAG comes from the coding sequence ATGAAGGTCCTGCTTGTTTTCGCCCATCCCGAATGCCGCTCGCTCAATGGCGCGCTGCGCGATGTCGCCGTTGCCGAACTGGAAGCCCGGGGCCATGAGGTTCGCGTCAGTGATCTCTACGCCGAAGGCTGGAAGTCTGAGGTCGATCGCGCCGATTTCCCGAGCTGGCCGGACGGTGAGCGTTTCGCTGCCGGCGCCGCCTCGAAGCAGGCCTTCGGCGAGGGTACGTTGACCGCTGACGTCAAGGCCGAGATCGAGAAGCTGCTCTGGGCCGACACGCTGATCCTGCAGTTTCCGCTGTGGTGGTACACGATGCCGGCGATCCTCAAGGGCTGGGTCGACCGGGTCTTTGCCTATGGTTTCGCCTATGGCGTCGGCGAGCACAGCGACAAGCGCTGGGGCAATCGCTTCGGCGAGGGCACGCTGGCGGGCAAGCGGGCCATGCTGCTCGTCACCGCCGGCGGCTGGGAGGAGCACTACTCGCAGCGCGGCATCAACGGGCCGATCGAGGACCTGCTGTTCCCGATCAATCACGGCATCCTCTACTATCCCGGCTACGAGGTGCTGCCGCCTCACGTCGTCTACCGGGTCGATCGCTTTAAGGAGGCGGATTTCGAATGGGCAGCCGAGCAACTGCGCGAGCGCATGCGGACATTGGAGACGACTGCGCCGATCCGCTATCGCCGCCAGAATTTCGGCGACTACCTGATCCCGGCGATGACCTTGCGACCCGAGCTGGGCGAGCCGGAGGCGCGCGGCTTTGCGCTGCATGTCGACGCAGCCATGGCGGGCTAG
- a CDS encoding LysR family transcriptional regulator codes for MDKSDITLERMRSFVRVAERGSLSAVARELGLGQSSVTRHLNELEDALGIALLSRTTRRVTLTEEGSRYYQNCLAILRLVEQASDEARSAGDAPAGTVRLSCTASFGVLHVTRLLFAFQDRHPGIDIDLSLSDERIDLVREGIDIAIRLGPLADSTLKLRPLGRSQRLFVAAPHYLARHGIPTSADELARHQGIRMTNVAGSAMLAFAGKAGEHYSVPFDGRLRVDHGLAVREALLAGRGIAPTHRWLVDDLLASGQLEPILTDYTLPSVPLSMLIVPERAAVARVRLLIDFLAAEIATLPGMAPT; via the coding sequence ATGGATAAATCAGACATCACGCTGGAACGCATGCGCAGCTTCGTCCGTGTCGCCGAGCGCGGCAGCCTGTCGGCGGTGGCGCGCGAGCTCGGTCTCGGCCAATCCTCGGTGACGCGGCATCTCAACGAGCTGGAAGACGCGCTCGGCATCGCCCTGCTCAGCCGCACGACACGGCGGGTGACGCTGACCGAGGAAGGCAGCCGCTACTATCAGAATTGCCTCGCCATCCTGCGCCTGGTCGAGCAGGCCAGCGACGAGGCCCGCAGCGCCGGTGACGCCCCTGCCGGCACGGTGCGTCTCTCCTGCACCGCCTCTTTCGGTGTCCTGCATGTCACGCGGCTGCTCTTCGCCTTCCAGGATCGGCACCCTGGGATCGATATCGACCTCAGCCTCAGCGACGAGCGCATCGACCTCGTCCGCGAGGGCATCGACATCGCCATCCGCCTTGGCCCGCTCGCCGACAGCACGCTGAAGCTGCGACCTCTCGGCCGATCGCAAAGGCTGTTCGTCGCCGCGCCGCATTATCTGGCCCGGCATGGCATCCCGACCTCAGCGGACGAGCTCGCCAGGCATCAGGGCATCCGCATGACGAACGTCGCCGGCAGCGCCATGCTCGCCTTCGCGGGCAAAGCCGGAGAGCATTACAGCGTCCCGTTCGACGGGCGATTGCGGGTCGATCATGGCCTGGCCGTGCGCGAGGCGCTGCTCGCCGGCCGCGGCATCGCGCCCACCCATCGCTGGCTCGTCGACGATCTGCTTGCCTCCGGCCAGCTGGAGCCGATCCTGACCGATTACACCCTGCCGAGCGTGCCGCTCAGCATGCTGATCGTCCCGGAGCGGGCGGCCGTGGCCCGCGTCCGTCTGCTGATCGATTTCCTGGCAGCGGAGATCGCCACGCTCCCCGGCATGGCGCCGACCTGA
- the gpmI gene encoding 2,3-bisphosphoglycerate-independent phosphoglycerate mutase codes for MSSRPVMLMILDGWGWRDDKDNNAVLLAKTPNFDRFWAFSPHAFLRTSGLDVGLPEGQMGNSEVGHLNLGAGRVVMQDLPRINQAVADGTLKQALDESGLIGRLKASGGTCHILGLVSPGGVHAHQDHAVALAKLVVAAGVPAVIHVFTDGRDTPPRSAAEYVAALEAALPPEVKVATLSGRYYAMDRDNRWERVELAWKALALGEGERMPSAGSAIEAAYAAAINDEFIKPAVIGGYSGMADGDGLLSFNFRADRIREILAPLLFAAFSGFPRPRMPKLVGAVGMTSYSSELDPIMPALFAPQSLANGLGETVSKAGLKQIRFAETEKYPHVTYFFNGGREEPFEGEERSMTPSPKVATYDLQPEMSAPELTGKVVAAVESGQYDLFVLNFANPDMVGHTGVLPAAIKAVETIDTSLGQIADAILAKGGALLVTADHGNAELMVDPVTGNPHTAHTTFPVPVMLIGGQAKGLAEGRLADVSPTLLALLGLEQPAEMTGQSLLR; via the coding sequence ATGTCCAGCCGCCCCGTCATGCTGATGATCCTCGATGGCTGGGGCTGGCGCGACGACAAGGACAACAACGCCGTCCTGCTGGCGAAGACGCCGAATTTCGACCGATTCTGGGCTTTCTCGCCGCACGCCTTCCTGCGCACCTCCGGCCTCGATGTCGGCCTGCCCGAGGGCCAGATGGGCAATTCCGAGGTCGGCCACCTCAACCTGGGCGCCGGCCGCGTGGTGATGCAGGACCTGCCGCGGATCAACCAGGCGGTCGCGGACGGCACGTTGAAGCAGGCGCTCGATGAAAGCGGGCTGATCGGCAGGCTCAAGGCCAGCGGCGGCACCTGCCATATCCTCGGCCTCGTCTCGCCAGGCGGCGTCCATGCCCATCAGGATCATGCGGTGGCGCTGGCGAAGCTCGTCGTCGCTGCCGGCGTGCCGGCGGTGATCCACGTTTTTACCGATGGCCGCGATACGCCGCCACGCTCGGCCGCCGAGTATGTCGCAGCGCTCGAAGCTGCACTGCCGCCTGAGGTCAAGGTCGCGACGCTGTCCGGGCGCTATTACGCGATGGATCGCGACAATCGCTGGGAGCGCGTCGAGCTCGCCTGGAAGGCGCTGGCGCTCGGCGAGGGCGAGCGGATGCCGAGCGCAGGCTCGGCGATCGAGGCGGCGTATGCCGCTGCCATCAACGACGAGTTCATCAAGCCGGCAGTGATCGGCGGCTACAGCGGCATGGCCGATGGCGACGGTCTGCTCAGCTTCAATTTCCGCGCCGACCGCATCCGCGAGATCCTGGCGCCGCTGCTCTTCGCCGCATTCAGCGGCTTCCCGCGGCCACGCATGCCCAAGCTCGTCGGCGCGGTCGGGATGACCTCCTACAGCTCCGAGCTCGATCCGATCATGCCGGCGCTGTTTGCGCCGCAGAGCCTCGCCAACGGGCTCGGTGAGACCGTGTCGAAGGCGGGCCTGAAGCAGATCCGCTTCGCCGAGACCGAGAAGTACCCACACGTCACCTATTTCTTCAATGGCGGGCGCGAGGAGCCGTTCGAGGGCGAGGAGCGCAGCATGACGCCCTCGCCGAAGGTCGCGACCTATGATCTGCAGCCGGAGATGTCGGCGCCGGAGCTGACCGGCAAGGTCGTCGCCGCGGTCGAGAGCGGGCAGTACGACCTCTTCGTGCTGAACTTCGCCAATCCCGACATGGTCGGCCATACCGGCGTCCTCCCGGCGGCGATCAAGGCGGTCGAGACGATCGATACCAGTCTCGGCCAGATCGCCGACGCGATCCTCGCCAAGGGCGGAGCGCTGCTGGTCACCGCCGATCACGGCAATGCCGAGCTGATGGTCGATCCCGTCACCGGCAATCCGCACACCGCCCACACCACCTTTCCGGTGCCGGTGATGCTGATCGGCGGGCAGGCGAAGGGGTTGGCAGAGGGGCGTCTCGCCGATGTCTCGCCGACGCTGCTTGCGCTGCTCGGATTGGAGCAGCCGGCCGAGATGACCGGCCAGTCTCTGCTGCGCTGA
- a CDS encoding haloacid dehalogenase type II: protein MPIKAVVFDAYGTLFDVQSVAGVTEDAFPGHGETVTQIWRLKQLEYTWLRALMGRYEDFWSVTQASLDFTLKTLGLEATPDLLSRIAAAYDALALYPEALAALQGLAPTRLAIFSNGSPAMLTNLTRQAGIDGLLETVISVDEIRTYKPDPRGYRLVEDRLGLAKEQILFVSSNGFDIAGAKAYGMTVARIERVTSQALRDELSGAAVIGPKSLFKALRMQEEQLGAGADLTISALTELIPYVAARC, encoded by the coding sequence ATGCCGATCAAGGCCGTCGTCTTCGATGCCTATGGAACCCTGTTCGACGTGCAGTCGGTCGCCGGCGTCACCGAGGATGCCTTTCCCGGCCATGGCGAGACCGTCACCCAGATCTGGCGGCTGAAGCAGCTCGAATACACCTGGCTGCGCGCCCTGATGGGCCGCTACGAGGACTTCTGGAGCGTGACGCAGGCCTCGCTCGACTTCACGCTCAAGACGCTCGGGCTGGAAGCCACGCCCGACCTCCTTTCCCGCATCGCCGCGGCCTATGATGCGCTGGCGCTCTATCCGGAGGCGCTGGCCGCGCTGCAGGGCCTTGCCCCGACCCGCCTCGCCATCTTCTCCAATGGCAGCCCGGCCATGCTGACCAATCTCACCAGGCAGGCCGGCATCGACGGCCTGCTGGAAACTGTGATCAGCGTCGACGAGATCAGGACCTACAAGCCCGACCCGCGCGGCTATCGCCTGGTCGAGGACCGGCTAGGGCTGGCGAAGGAACAGATCCTGTTCGTCTCCTCCAACGGCTTCGACATCGCCGGGGCCAAGGCCTACGGCATGACGGTCGCGCGCATCGAGCGTGTAACCTCGCAGGCCCTGCGCGACGAATTATCGGGCGCAGCGGTGATCGGGCCAAAGAGCCTGTTCAAGGCGCTGCGCATGCAGGAGGAGCAGCTCGGCGCGGGCGCCGATCTCACTATCTCGGCCCTGACCGAACTTATCCCCTACGTCGCCGCGCGCTGCTGA
- a CDS encoding glutathione S-transferase N-terminal domain-containing protein: MIRFYYHPSPNPAKIALFLEEAGLPYELMPVDTRKGDQFKPDFLAINPNGKTPALTDGDVKIFDSNAILLYLAEKTGKFLPPDTPEMRGQMLSWLMFIATGIGPYTGQSVHFSRMAPEKVPYAINRYAREAERHWGLLDDQLGKHRYMLGDDYTLIDMAVWGWATRAQFALGDEAFAKLTNVRRHLDEISARPAAQRAVALKDKFTWKTEVDDEARKILFPQNAFLKA; this comes from the coding sequence ATGATCCGCTTCTATTACCACCCCTCGCCCAACCCGGCGAAGATCGCACTCTTCCTGGAGGAGGCCGGCCTGCCCTATGAGCTCATGCCGGTCGATACCCGCAAGGGCGACCAGTTCAAGCCCGACTTCCTCGCCATCAACCCGAACGGCAAGACCCCGGCCCTGACCGACGGCGACGTGAAGATATTCGACAGCAACGCCATCCTGCTCTACCTCGCCGAGAAGACCGGCAAGTTCCTGCCGCCGGACACGCCCGAGATGCGCGGCCAGATGCTGTCCTGGCTGATGTTCATCGCTACCGGCATCGGCCCCTATACCGGCCAGTCCGTCCACTTCTCGCGCATGGCTCCGGAAAAGGTGCCCTATGCGATCAATCGCTATGCCCGCGAGGCCGAGCGGCATTGGGGCCTGCTCGACGACCAGCTCGGCAAGCATCGCTACATGCTCGGCGACGACTACACATTGATCGACATGGCAGTCTGGGGCTGGGCGACGCGGGCGCAGTTCGCGCTCGGCGACGAGGCCTTCGCCAAGCTCACCAACGTCCGCCGCCATCTCGACGAGATCTCGGCCCGACCGGCGGCGCAGCGCGCCGTCGCGCTCAAGGACAAATTCACCTGGAAGACCGAGGTCGACGACGAGGCGCGGAAGATCCTCTTCCCGCAGAATGCGTTCTTGAAGGCTTAG
- a CDS encoding glucose 1-dehydrogenase gives MSLNLFKLDRRIALVTGSGQGIGLAIAEGLAAAGAHVVLNGRDAGKLEKARSAIAAAGHKASVAAFDVTDQKAVEAGVAKVEAEIGPIDILVNNAGTQKRGAFVEFPAEDWHFLMATNLHSVFYVTQAVAKRMAPRGRGKIVNIGSVMSKLGRPSIVPYTASKGAVSLMTQGLAAELGKHNIQVNAIGPGYFVTELNQALLADETFSNWVKSRAPVGRWGETRELAGAAIFLSSEASDYVSGHLLMVDGGLTAVV, from the coding sequence ATGTCGCTCAATCTGTTCAAGCTCGACAGGCGCATCGCGCTGGTCACCGGTTCCGGCCAGGGCATCGGCCTTGCCATCGCCGAGGGCCTCGCTGCCGCCGGTGCCCATGTCGTGCTGAACGGACGCGATGCCGGCAAGCTGGAGAAGGCACGCAGTGCCATCGCAGCGGCTGGCCACAAGGCCTCCGTCGCCGCCTTCGACGTCACCGACCAGAAGGCTGTCGAGGCCGGCGTCGCCAAGGTCGAGGCCGAGATCGGGCCGATCGACATTCTGGTCAACAATGCCGGCACGCAGAAGCGCGGCGCCTTCGTCGAGTTCCCGGCCGAGGACTGGCACTTCCTGATGGCGACGAACCTGCACTCGGTGTTCTACGTCACCCAGGCGGTCGCCAAGCGCATGGCCCCGCGCGGGCGCGGCAAGATCGTCAATATCGGCTCGGTGATGAGCAAGCTCGGCCGGCCGAGCATCGTGCCCTACACCGCGTCGAAGGGCGCGGTCAGCCTGATGACGCAGGGGCTCGCCGCCGAGCTCGGCAAGCACAACATCCAGGTCAATGCGATCGGGCCGGGCTATTTCGTCACCGAGCTGAACCAGGCGCTGCTCGCCGACGAGACCTTCTCGAACTGGGTCAAGAGCCGCGCCCCGGTCGGCCGCTGGGGCGAGACCAGGGAACTGGCAGGCGCGGCGATCTTCCTGTCCTCGGAAGCCTCCGACTATGTCAGCGGCCACCTGCTGATGGTCGATGGCGGTTTGACCGCGGTGGTGTGA
- a CDS encoding L-idonate 5-dehydrogenase, giving the protein MRAVVIHAEKDLRVEDAAVPELGPLGVKVAIKAGGICGSDLHYYLHGGFGTIRVREPLILGHEIAGIVEAVGTEVSRVKPGDLVAVNPSRACGRCRYCQAGQQQHCLDMLFYGSAMRFPHVQGGFREILVIEERQAVKLPAHVGAAQAAFAEPLAVCLHAVKRAGALLGKRVLVTGSGPIGVLTVVAARAAGASEIVVTDVVDGPLPTALKMGATTTINVMAQPERLKADYGAEKGAFDVMFECSGNQHALTGAFDALRPGAVIVQIGVGGNFTIPMNVVVAKEFDLRGSFRFHEEFDWAVELIASGRIDLSPLLTASIPIERAVEAFDLAADKSKAMKVQLTF; this is encoded by the coding sequence ATGCGCGCCGTCGTGATCCATGCCGAGAAGGACCTGCGGGTAGAGGATGCAGCGGTGCCGGAGCTCGGCCCGCTCGGCGTCAAGGTCGCGATCAAGGCCGGCGGCATCTGCGGCTCCGATCTCCACTACTACCTCCATGGCGGTTTCGGCACGATCCGCGTGCGCGAGCCGCTGATCCTCGGTCACGAGATCGCCGGCATCGTCGAGGCGGTCGGCACCGAGGTCAGCCGGGTCAAGCCGGGCGATCTCGTCGCGGTCAACCCGAGCCGGGCCTGCGGCCGCTGCCGCTATTGCCAGGCGGGCCAGCAGCAGCACTGCCTCGACATGCTCTTCTATGGCAGCGCCATGCGCTTCCCCCATGTCCAGGGCGGCTTCCGCGAGATTCTGGTGATCGAGGAGCGCCAGGCGGTGAAGCTGCCGGCTCATGTCGGCGCGGCGCAGGCCGCCTTCGCAGAGCCGCTCGCCGTCTGCCTGCATGCGGTCAAGCGCGCCGGCGCGCTGCTGGGCAAGCGCGTCCTCGTCACCGGCTCCGGCCCGATCGGCGTGCTGACGGTGGTCGCGGCCCGCGCCGCCGGCGCCTCCGAGATCGTCGTCACCGACGTGGTCGACGGCCCGCTGCCGACCGCCCTCAAGATGGGCGCGACGACCACGATCAACGTCATGGCGCAGCCGGAGCGGCTGAAAGCCGATTACGGCGCCGAGAAGGGCGCCTTCGACGTGATGTTCGAATGCTCGGGCAACCAGCATGCGCTGACCGGCGCCTTCGATGCGCTGCGGCCTGGCGCGGTCATCGTCCAGATCGGCGTCGGCGGCAATTTCACCATTCCGATGAACGTCGTCGTCGCCAAGGAATTCGACCTGCGCGGTTCCTTCCGCTTCCACGAGGAGTTCGACTGGGCGGTCGAGCTGATCGCATCGGGCCGCATCGACCTCTCGCCGCTGCTCACCGCCTCGATCCCGATCGAGCGCGCCGTCGAGGCCTTCGACCTCGCTGCCGACAAGTCGAAGGCGATGAAGGTGCAGTTGACGTTCTGA